The genomic window CACCACCCGGACATCGCCGCGCTCGACTACCTGGAGCTGCACGGCCACCTGGCCAAGCACCTGGAGGGCGTCGTCCCGGCCGAGTACGACAACCCGCAGCTGAGCAAGGGCAAGAAGGAGGGCGACGCCTGATGAAGGAGCAGGGCAAGATCTTCGCGGGCTTCGCCGCCTTCATTCTGATCATGGCAGTGGTCTACGGCGTGTGGACCACGCACAGCTCCCACGGCACGGAGGCGGCCGGTACCACCGCGCTCTTCCTGGCCTTCGGCCTGTGCGCCTTCATCGCCTTCTACCTGGGCTTCACCGCCCGCCGGGTGGACCTGGGCGCCGGTGACAACCCCGAGGCCGAGGTCTCGGACGACGCCGGTGAGATGGGCTTCTTCGCCCCGCACAGCTGGCAGCCGCTGTCGCTGGCCATCGGTGGCGCGCTCGCGTTCTGCGGCGTCATCTTCGGCTGGTGGCTGATGTTCTGGGCCGCTCCGATGATCATGATCGGCCTGTTCGGCTGGGTCTTCGAGTTCTACCGCGGCGAGAACCAGAACCAGTAGGTTCCAGGTCTCGGCACGCACACGGCGGGCTCCCTCCTCGGAGGGGGCCCGCCGTTTCGTTTCGCGCCCGGGGCGACCGGGCGCCTCTTCTGTTGGTCCGGGCGGGTGCTGCCGTCACCCGCCCGGGCTCAGTGGGGTGCGGGCGGGCCGTTCAGATGCGGTGATGTTCCTACCATCTGATGCATCATCCGAACCCCAGGAGGCTCCGGTGGCCCGCAGATGCGCGGTAGGGGGGCAGAGCCCGAAGGTCAGGTTCGCTGGCCGGGCAGCCCTCTGGTTGTTGGCCGTCACCCCCCTGGTGCTCGGCCCGCTCACGGCCTGTTCGGCCGGCGGCTCGGCGAGCAGCGGCGGCCCGCCGCGGGTGGTCGACGCCGCCCACCTGGTGCACAGCTCGGCCGGGGCGGGTGCCGAACCCGGCAAGCCGTTCACGGTCAGCGCGGACAGCGGCGACCGGGTCACCGACGTCACGCTCAGCGGCCCGGACGGGCGCGTGCTGGCCGGGAGCCTGGACCCCGACGGGCGCACCTGGCACAGCGCCACCCCGCTGGCGCCCGCCACCCACTACACGGCACGGATCGCCGCCGTGGACGCGGAGGGCGGCCGGGGCGAGACCACCCAGGACTTCACCACCAAGCCCGCCGACCGGCTGCTCAACGCGACCCTGGGCCCCGACCTCGGCCGGCAGGTCTACGGCGTCGGCGAGCCGCTCACGGTGAAGCTCTCCGAGGAGGTCAAGGACCCGGCCGCCCGGCGGCAGGTGGAGAGCGCGCTCACCGTGGTCTCCGAACCGGCGGTGACCGGCGGCTGGTACTGGGTCGACGGCAAGAACCTGCACTTCCGGCCGAAGGACTACTGGCCGGCCAACACCAAGGTCAAGCTGACCTACGACGCCGACGGCCGGCAGATCGACGGCGGGCTGTACGGCGGCCCCACCGCCAGCGTCTCGTTCAGCACCGGCGACCGGGTGGAGGCGGTGGTCGACGCGGCCAGCGACGAGCTCACCTTCAAGCGCAACGGCGAGGTGGTCAACACCATCCCGGTGACCACCGGCAAGCCGGGCTTCGACACCCGCAACGGCATCAAGGTGGTGCTCGGCCAGGAGCGG from Kitasatospora sp. NBC_01250 includes these protein-coding regions:
- a CDS encoding L,D-transpeptidase → MAVTPLVLGPLTACSAGGSASSGGPPRVVDAAHLVHSSAGAGAEPGKPFTVSADSGDRVTDVTLSGPDGRVLAGSLDPDGRTWHSATPLAPATHYTARIAAVDAEGGRGETTQDFTTKPADRLLNATLGPDLGRQVYGVGEPLTVKLSEEVKDPAARRQVESALTVVSEPAVTGGWYWVDGKNLHFRPKDYWPANTKVKLTYDADGRQIDGGLYGGPTASVSFSTGDRVEAVVDAASDELTFKRNGEVVNTIPVTTGKPGFDTRNGIKVVLGQEREVQMSSETIGIAKGSSEAYDLKVEWATRVTWSGEYVHAAPWSVASQGVENVSHGCTGMSTDNARWFYNQVRVGDIVEVVNSRGHDMEPFGNGFGDWNLSWDDWLKGSAMGRPLNTVATPPVPKAAATLRPQV
- a CDS encoding cytochrome c oxidase subunit 4, which codes for MKEQGKIFAGFAAFILIMAVVYGVWTTHSSHGTEAAGTTALFLAFGLCAFIAFYLGFTARRVDLGAGDNPEAEVSDDAGEMGFFAPHSWQPLSLAIGGALAFCGVIFGWWLMFWAAPMIMIGLFGWVFEFYRGENQNQ